In Solanum stenotomum isolate F172 chromosome 6, ASM1918654v1, whole genome shotgun sequence, one DNA window encodes the following:
- the LOC125868159 gene encoding UDP-N-acetylglucosamine transporter ROCK1: MAATESKKVNSENPAAAKTGGKVWFYSLLLTLQYGAQPLISKRFVRREVIVTSSVLTCEAVKVICALVLMAKEGTLKKNYREWTLFGSLTASGLPAAIYALQNSLLQISYKNLDSLTFSILNQTKLFFTALFTYIILRQKQSIQQIGALFLLIMAAVLLSVGEGSSKASSSSNPDEILFYGIVPVLVASVLSGMASALCQWASQVKKHSSYLMTVEMSIIGSLCLISSTSKSPDGEAIRQHGFFYGWTALTLIPVSLNAVGGILVGLVTSYAGGVRKGFVIVSALLVTALLQFIFDGKLPSPYCLVALPLVMISISIYQKYPYRVKKKQM; encoded by the exons ATGGCTGCTACGGAATCCAAAAAAGTGAACTCCGAGAACCCGGCGGCGGCAAAAACCGGCGGCAAAGTGTGGTTTTATTCTTTGCTCCTCACCTTACAGTATGGTGCTCAGCCGCTTATATCCAAGCGTTTTGTCAG GCGTGAAGTGATAGTTACTTCATCTGTTTTAACATGTGAAGCAGTCAAG GTTATTTGTGCTCTTGTTCTCATGGCAAAAGAAGGCACTTTGAAGAAAAATTACAGGGAGTGGACCTTATTTGGCTCTTTGACTGCATCTGGACTGCCTGCTGCTATCTATGCACTACAAAACAGCTTATTGCAGATCTCATATAAAAATCTTGATTCACTCACGTTTTCAATCTTGAACCAAACAAAACTGTTCTTCACAGCCTTGTTTACTTACATAATTTTGAG GCAGAAGCAATCCATTCAACAAATTGGGGCTCTTTTCTTGTTAATCATGGCAGCTGTCCTTTTAAGTGTTGGTGAGGGCTCCAGCAAAGCTTCCAGTAGTAGTAACCCTGATGAGATCTTATTCTATGGAATTGTACCAGTTTTAGTTGCATCTGTGCTTTCTGGTATGGCATCTGCCTTGTGTCAATGGGCATCTCAG GTTAAGAAACACTCATCTTACCTGATGACTGTTGAGATGTCCATTATTGGGAGTCTCTGCTTGATAAGTAGTACTTCCAAGTCCCCAGATGGAGAAGCTATTAGACAGCATGGATTCTTCTATGGATGGACTGCATTAACTTTG ATCCCTGTTAGTTTAAATGCCGTTGGTGGAATTCTTGTGGGTCTTGTGACTTCATATGCCGGTGGTGTTAGGAAG GGTTTTGTCATTGTGTCTGCACTTCTTGTCACTGCTTTGCTCCAGTTCATCTTCGATGGAAAACTCCCTTCACCATACTGCCTCGTGGCACTTCCATTGGTCATGATTAGCATAAGCATATACCAAAAATACCCATATCGTGTTAAAAAGAAGCAAATGTGA
- the LOC125868156 gene encoding BTB/POZ domain-containing protein DOT3 isoform X2, which yields MQKLILDGQENTSDHHESDENHQNHDQCIVVPTMLNAIADGFIKKEKSWFATSQLPSDLSIRVEDITFYVHKYPLIARCGYLNQIELHEHQNSHLGYDIKLEKFPGGSETFETILKFCYGLPISLNPANVAALRCGSEILEMTEAMEEGNLISKTEAFFTFVALSSWNDTIAVIKSCEMLSPWAENLQIVRRCCDSIAWKIFRENSSGGEIITNEGTWWFDDVATLRIDFFMRIITAVRVKGIKPEIIGSCIMNYGEKCLPSIYGDTKGMDCKNGTNRRNDSQWSITSGRIVETSIGQNKEQRTIIESLISILPPQKETVSCKFLLRLLKMSIVYAASPALISELEKRIGMVLENASTNDLLIPTYAVGEQTINSNEEQTIHNIDVVQRILDYFLMYEQQKLQQQELKSTTLNISKLFDSYLVEIARDPNVSITKFRVLAESLPRHVRTCHDGLYRAIDTYLKTHPSLSEHDRRRLCKIMDCGKLSLDGCMHAAQNERLPMRIIIQVLLSEQVKMRAAVHGKDITESDDNSDKENSWSSTKNEVKSLREELENVKIQMTELHRDYSELQQEYEKTNNKHRSPWTSGWRKMKKSALFIRKMIEDETQEGENKVKPGRRTQSIS from the exons ATGCAGAAGTTGATTCTTGATGGGCAGGAGAACACTAGTGATCATCATGAGTCTGATGAAAATCACCAAAATCATGATCAATGTATTGTTGTCCCAACTATGCTCAATGCAATTGCTGATGGCTTTATCAAGAAAGAAAAGTCATG GTTTGCCACTTCTCAGCTTCCAAGTGATTTATCAATTCGAGTTGAAGACATCACATTCTATGTTCACAAG TATCCACTTATTGCAAGGTGTGGCTACTTGAATCAAATTGAACTTCATGAGcatcaaaattcacatttagGATATGATATCAAGCTTGAAAAGTTTCCAGGTGGATCAGAAACTTTTGAGACAATTCTAAAATTCTGTTATGGCTTGCCAATAAGTCTAAATCCAGCAAATGTAGCAGCATTGAGATGTGGATCAGAGATTTTAGAGATGACAGAAGCAATGGAAGAAGGGAATTTGATCTCGAAAACGGAAGCTTTCTTCACATTTGTAGCCCTTTCGTCGTGGAATGACACAATCGCGGTCATCAAATCATGTGAAATGCTATCTCCATGGGCTGAAAATTTACAGATTGTGAGAAGGTGTTGTGACTCAATTGCCTGGAAGATATTTAGAGAGAATTCATCAGGAGGGGAAATCATAACGAACGAAGGAACCTGGTGGTTTGATGATGTTGCCACTCTCCGTATTGATTTCTTCATGAGGATCATTACAGCAGTGAGGGTAAAAGGGATCAAACCTGAGATCATTGGTTCGTGTATTATGAACTACGGAGAGAAGTGTTTGCCTAGCATATATGGCGATACGAAAGGAATGGATTGTAAAAATGGTACTAATAGAAGGAACGATTCGCAATGGAGCATCACGAGTGGGAGGATCGTGGAAACGAGCATTGGACAGAATAAGGAACAGAGAACAATTATAGAGAGCTTGATCAGTATATTACCTCCTCAGAAGGAAACTGTTTCTTGCAAGTTTCTTTTAAGGTTGTTGAAGATGTCAATTGTGTATGCTGCATCACCAGCTTTGATTTCCGAGCTTGAGAAAAGAATCGGGATGGTGCTCGAAAACGCCAGCACGAACGACCTCTTGATACCTACATATGCAGTAGGTGAACAAACAATCAA TTCAAATGAAGAACAGACTATCCATAACATAGATGTGGTGCAGAGGATTTTGGATTATTTCCTGATGTATGAACAGCAAAAATTGCAGCAACAAGAACTGAAGTCGACGACATTGAATATCAGTAAACTGTTTGACAGCTACCTAGTGGAAATTGCGAGAGATCCCAATGTATCTATCACTAAGTTCCGAGTTTTAGCTGAATCATTGCCTCGACATGTTCGAACATGTCATGATGGACTCTACAGAGCTATTGATACATACCTTAAG ACTCATCCTTCACTGTCTGAACATGATCGACGAAGGCTATGCAAGATCATGGACTGCGGAAAATTGTCACTTGATGGATGCATGCACGCTGCACAAAACGAAAGGTTGCCTATGAGAATCATTATCCAG GTTTTGCTGTCGGAGCAAGTGAAGATGAGGGCTGCAGTACATGGTAAGGATATAACAGAGAGTGACGATAACTCAGACAAGGAAAACAGCTGGTCATCAACGAAGAACGAGGTCAAGTCCCTTAGAGAAGAACTCGAAAATGTGAAGATTCAAATGACTGAGCTTCATAGGGACTACTCTGAGCTGCAACAAGAATACGAGAAGACAAACAACAAGCATAGAAGTCCGTGGACATCGGGATGGAGGAAGATGAAAAAGTCTGCACTTTTCATTAGAAAAATGATCGAGGATGAAACTCAAGAGGGAGAGAATAAAGTTAAACCAGGCCGAAGAACACAATCCATATCTTAA
- the LOC125868156 gene encoding BTB/POZ domain-containing protein DOT3 isoform X1 — protein MQKLILDGQENTSDHHESDENHQNHDQCIVVPTMLNAIADGFIKKEKSWFATSQLPSDLSIRVEDITFYVHKYPLIARCGYLNQIELHEHQNSHLGYDIKLEKFPGGSETFETILKFCYGLPISLNPANVAALRCGSEILEMTEAMEEGNLISKTEAFFTFVALSSWNDTIAVIKSCEMLSPWAENLQIVRRCCDSIAWKIFRENSSGGEIITNEGTWWFDDVATLRIDFFMRIITAVRVKGIKPEIIGSCIMNYGEKCLPSIYGDTKGMDCKNGTNRRNDSQWSITSGRIVETSIGQNKEQRTIIESLISILPPQKETVSCKFLLRLLKMSIVYAASPALISELEKRIGMVLENASTNDLLIPTYAVGEQTINSNEEQTIHNIDVVQRILDYFLMYEQQKLQQQELKSTTLNISKLFDSYLVEIARDPNVSITKFRVLAESLPRHVRTCHDGLYRAIDTYLKTHPSLSEHDRRRLCKIMDCGKLSLDGCMHAAQNERLPMRIIIQRIMQVLLSEQVKMRAAVHGKDITESDDNSDKENSWSSTKNEVKSLREELENVKIQMTELHRDYSELQQEYEKTNNKHRSPWTSGWRKMKKSALFIRKMIEDETQEGENKVKPGRRTQSIS, from the exons ATGCAGAAGTTGATTCTTGATGGGCAGGAGAACACTAGTGATCATCATGAGTCTGATGAAAATCACCAAAATCATGATCAATGTATTGTTGTCCCAACTATGCTCAATGCAATTGCTGATGGCTTTATCAAGAAAGAAAAGTCATG GTTTGCCACTTCTCAGCTTCCAAGTGATTTATCAATTCGAGTTGAAGACATCACATTCTATGTTCACAAG TATCCACTTATTGCAAGGTGTGGCTACTTGAATCAAATTGAACTTCATGAGcatcaaaattcacatttagGATATGATATCAAGCTTGAAAAGTTTCCAGGTGGATCAGAAACTTTTGAGACAATTCTAAAATTCTGTTATGGCTTGCCAATAAGTCTAAATCCAGCAAATGTAGCAGCATTGAGATGTGGATCAGAGATTTTAGAGATGACAGAAGCAATGGAAGAAGGGAATTTGATCTCGAAAACGGAAGCTTTCTTCACATTTGTAGCCCTTTCGTCGTGGAATGACACAATCGCGGTCATCAAATCATGTGAAATGCTATCTCCATGGGCTGAAAATTTACAGATTGTGAGAAGGTGTTGTGACTCAATTGCCTGGAAGATATTTAGAGAGAATTCATCAGGAGGGGAAATCATAACGAACGAAGGAACCTGGTGGTTTGATGATGTTGCCACTCTCCGTATTGATTTCTTCATGAGGATCATTACAGCAGTGAGGGTAAAAGGGATCAAACCTGAGATCATTGGTTCGTGTATTATGAACTACGGAGAGAAGTGTTTGCCTAGCATATATGGCGATACGAAAGGAATGGATTGTAAAAATGGTACTAATAGAAGGAACGATTCGCAATGGAGCATCACGAGTGGGAGGATCGTGGAAACGAGCATTGGACAGAATAAGGAACAGAGAACAATTATAGAGAGCTTGATCAGTATATTACCTCCTCAGAAGGAAACTGTTTCTTGCAAGTTTCTTTTAAGGTTGTTGAAGATGTCAATTGTGTATGCTGCATCACCAGCTTTGATTTCCGAGCTTGAGAAAAGAATCGGGATGGTGCTCGAAAACGCCAGCACGAACGACCTCTTGATACCTACATATGCAGTAGGTGAACAAACAATCAA TTCAAATGAAGAACAGACTATCCATAACATAGATGTGGTGCAGAGGATTTTGGATTATTTCCTGATGTATGAACAGCAAAAATTGCAGCAACAAGAACTGAAGTCGACGACATTGAATATCAGTAAACTGTTTGACAGCTACCTAGTGGAAATTGCGAGAGATCCCAATGTATCTATCACTAAGTTCCGAGTTTTAGCTGAATCATTGCCTCGACATGTTCGAACATGTCATGATGGACTCTACAGAGCTATTGATACATACCTTAAG ACTCATCCTTCACTGTCTGAACATGATCGACGAAGGCTATGCAAGATCATGGACTGCGGAAAATTGTCACTTGATGGATGCATGCACGCTGCACAAAACGAAAGGTTGCCTATGAGAATCATTATCCAG AGAATAATGCAGGTTTTGCTGTCGGAGCAAGTGAAGATGAGGGCTGCAGTACATGGTAAGGATATAACAGAGAGTGACGATAACTCAGACAAGGAAAACAGCTGGTCATCAACGAAGAACGAGGTCAAGTCCCTTAGAGAAGAACTCGAAAATGTGAAGATTCAAATGACTGAGCTTCATAGGGACTACTCTGAGCTGCAACAAGAATACGAGAAGACAAACAACAAGCATAGAAGTCCGTGGACATCGGGATGGAGGAAGATGAAAAAGTCTGCACTTTTCATTAGAAAAATGATCGAGGATGAAACTCAAGAGGGAGAGAATAAAGTTAAACCAGGCCGAAGAACACAATCCATATCTTAA